AAGACCTTATGGACGTGAAACAACAGGTTGCTCAGCAACGTACTGAGCTGGAAGCGGCGGTGACCCGTGCATTGGAGTTGGCCGGTAAAAAAGCTGACGCGGCAGAAGTGGCGATCACCAAAACGACTGGCATCAGCGTATCAACCCGCATGTGCGAAGTGGAGAACGTCGAATTCAATAGCGATGGTGCGCTGGGTATTACCGTTTATCGCGGCAACCGTAAGGGTAGTGCTTCTACGTCTGACTTGTCTGAAGAGGCGATTGCCCAGACGGTAGAGGCAGCATTGGATATCGCCAACTATACCTCTGAAGATCCATTCTCTGGGCCAGGCCCGAAAGAGATGATGGCGTTTGATTATCCGGATTTGGATCTTTTCCACCCAGATGAACCAGAACCCGATCATGCGGCAGAAAAAGCGATTGCAGCCGAACGGGCAGCACTGGATCACGACAAGCGCATCAAATTCAGTGATGGTGCCAGCTATGACAGCCATTACGGTGTGCGCGTTTACGGCAACAGCCATGGCATGCTGGGCAGCTACGCCTCCAGCCGCCACAGCATCAGCTGTAGTGTGATTGCTGAAGACAGCAAAGGTATGGAACGTGATTATAGCTATACCGTTTCCCGTGATAAAGATGAGTTGTGGGCACCGGAAAAAGTGGGTATCGAGGCGGCGAAACGCACTCTTTCCCGCATGGAGCCACGACGTCTTGCAACAGGGCAGTTCCCCGTTATGTTTGCAGCCGATGTGGCGACCGGCCTGCTAGGCCATTTGGTGATGGGGATCAGCGGCTCAAACCTATACCGTAAATCTTCCTTCCTGCTGGACAAGCTGGGTCACCAAATTCTGCCTGATTGGTTTGAGATCAACGAGCGTCCACACATTTTGAAAGGCATGGCGAGCGCACCGTTTGACAGTGAAGGTCTGGTGACCCGCGATTTGGATATCATCAAAGGTGGTGAGCTACAAACCTATCTGGCAACCAGTTATGCGGCTCGCAAGCTGAATATGCAGCCGACAGGTCACGCTGGTGGCATTCACAACTGGTTTGTTAAAAACACGGGTCAGTCGTTTGAACAGATGCTGAAAGAGCTGGGTACCGGCCTTATGGTGACTGAGTTGATGGGACAGGGTGTGAATATCGTGACCGGCGATTATTCACGTGGAGCAGCGGGTTTCTGGGTAGAGAACGGTGAAATCCAATATCCTGTCAGTGAAATCACGATAGCAGGTAATCTGGCGGATATGTATAAGCAGATTGTGGCAGTGGGTGCAGATACGGAGTTCCGCAGTCAAATCCAGACTGGTTCAATCCTGATTGAATCAATGAAAGTCGGCGGTGAGTAAGCGCATCGCTGAATAGGCCGAGAGAAGAAAGCCACCTTAGTAAGGTGGCTTTTTTGTCGGCTAATAGCCAATGATATAGCGGGACTTCACTTTTCCTGTCAGGAGTTTGTTCAGGGCAACGGCTATCAACACACTGAGTGCAATGACGACAAAACAGGTCACTAGATAGTAAGGAATATTGGTCGATTCCGGGTGATCCAAAAACGGAAGCCTTTTAATGGTGGTTAACACCCAAGGGTGGATAAAGAAAATTGCAAAACTGGTATCAGATATCAGGTCCGTTAATTTGGTTTTGAATATGAAGTTTTCTAGTAAGAAATAAAGTCCAATAGATAAAAACATTTTCTGTATAAACATAATATCGATACCGGCATATTCTAAAACACTTTTGGAATAACTCCCTTCGTGCCCCTGTATATATTGGATGAATGCTAGTGTAATGGCAACCAAAAGAAGAGATAGTGATTTTATACCACAGTTTTTATTGATTTCTTCACGATAAATGGAAATGTAGATGCCAGCCAGATAAAATGGCGTGAAGTATATCAGCATCTGTATTGGATTAATGTTCTCATAAGAGCGATGTAGGAAAATTGAAATAACAGAGAATAAGGCGATGATTATCATTTGAGTACGTCTGGATAGCTCAATGAATTTAAAATGAATCGGAGAAACGAGAAATAAAAGAATAGCAAATGGAATATACCAATAAGCGGTTAGCATTCTTCCTGTTAGGTAATACTTAATGGTTGTCGCAAATGCGCTGTCATCCGGAGAGAAAAATACAACTCTGTAATAGTCTGCATCCGCAGCGAAGAAACCAGACTTGATTACGTATACGAGTGGGATAGCGAGCGAGGTAAGAATCAGGTATGGGACGATAATTCTTTCAAACTTCCCTTTCATAAATTTTTTGTATTGATATCTCTTATAGAAGATATGATGGAACATATAGCCAGAGATAAAAACAAAAAGTGCGGTGCCACCAGTAAGGATATTTTTAATAACTGAAAAATATCCGGCTGTGTCATCAAAGCCATAAATATATGAATGACTCATAACAATGGCGATAATAGCGATAGCTCTATAATTATGGATGGATTGCAAGAACACAATAAACTCCTTTGCCGGCATTAGGGCCGGAAAATTTACTTTTGCTATGTTGTTAACGGAGTCTAATTTTTAATTTTTCGTGAAAAATAAGCAGCATGAACTTCTTGCAGTTTTTAAAACTAAAAAAGTGCGTAAGTTTGATTTATTGGGAGAGCTTCATTTATTTGAGGGTGAATTGGTAAATATTGTGACAAAAAAACCTCCCGAAGGAGGTCTTTGTGAGCGGATTGTTGCAACTTAAACCAGGAGCAGCGTTGCCAGTCCTAAAAATACTGAGAGGCCAACCATATCTGTGATGGTCGTCAGTGCCATTCCTCCAGCAAGGGCTGGGTCAACTTTCATCTTTTTGAGAAGTATTGGTACGGTAACACCGGCAACGCCTGCAACCACAAGGTTGGTCAACATGGCAGCAGCAATGATACCACCAAGCATTAAATTACCTTTCCAGAGCACGACCACTCCGCCGATGATACAGGCCCAAAGCACGCCATTTAGAAGACCTACCAAAGCCTCTTTGTTTAGAAGCCAGCGGGTGTTGGAATCACCAATATGGCCAACGGCGAGACCACGGATCACCAGCGCAACGGTCTGGTTACCTGCAACACCGCCCATGGAAGGGACGATGGTCATCAAGACTGCGATAGCGGCCATCTGATCGAGAGTATTTTCAAAAAGGTTGGATACAGAGGCAGCAGCAAGGGCAGCGAGTACGTTGGCACCTAGCCAGATGCTTCGGCTTCGAGCTGATTTTAATACTGGCGCGAAGGTGTCCTCTTCGTCATCCAGACCCGCCATACTCATCATCGAGTGCTCCGCATCTTCACGGATGATATCAACCACGTCATCGATAGTGATACGACCAACAAGCTGGTGCTCTTCATCGACAACAGGTGCCGAAACCCAGTTACGGCGTTCAAAGAGGCTGGCCACATCACTGTCGCTCATGTCGACAGGGATAGCGTCATCTACGTCTTCCATCACTTCCAACACTTCAGTATCAGGCTGGGAAGTGAGCAAGACGGTGATAGGTAATTCACCAATCAGTCGGCTGTTTTCATCTACAACATAGAGAGCGTCAGTGGCCTCTGGCAATTCGCCTTTCATACGCAAGTAACGCAGTACCACATCTACGGTGACGTCTGAACGGATGGTCACAACGTCGGTATTCATCATACCGCCGGCGGTTTCTTCCGGGTAGGCAAGGGCTTGCTCTACGCGCGCACGGTCTTGCGCGTCCATCTGCGATAGAACGTCCTGAGAGACGTTGTCAGGCAGGCTTCGAAGCAGGTAAGCCACGTCATCGGTATCCATACCTTCCGTCGCAGCAGCAAGCTGCTCAGGTTGCATTCGCACCATGATGCCGTCTTTCACATCCTCAGAAAGCTCCTCGAGGATCTCGCCTTGTTCTTCAGGATCGGTCAGCTGCCAAAGAACCAGACGACTCTTCGGTGGAGATGCTTCCAGTAGGTGCGCAATATCCTCGGGTTCCATGTCTTCGAGCATGCGACGGACATGAACAAACATACCGTTTTCGAGGGCGCGACTGACTTCCTGCAGCGTTTGGTGCGTTTGGCTAGGTTGTTCTACTTCGTAATTCTCTGCCATGGGAGTGTCCGTATGACGGCGGGTGACGCAATGACATGAATATTAACGCAAACAACCAAAGCTGTCTTTGGCGTTTAAGAAGGAAAAGAGTGGGAAATGAGAAAATGTTTCTGTGGGAACGAAGGAGAAGGGTTAGTTCTCCTCGTCAAAGCCTGCTTCAATCAGCGCAGTAATGGCATCAAAAGCCTGCTGCGCTTCGGAACCCTCTGCTGAAACCGTGATTTGTTCGCCCTGACTGGAGTCAAGAAGAAGAATGCCCATCACACTGTCTGCGGTGACGGTTTGTTCATCTTTGGTCAACATCACCTGTGCATCAAAGCTTTGTGCTAATTCGACTAATTTAACCGCTGCGCGGGCATGCAACCCTAAGCGGTTGCGGATCAATACGTCCTTGCTGAGTTGACTCATACTTG
The nucleotide sequence above comes from Grimontia kaedaensis. Encoded proteins:
- a CDS encoding HPr family phosphocarrier protein: MSQLSKDVLIRNRLGLHARAAVKLVELAQSFDAQVMLTKDEQTVTADSVMGILLLDSSQGEQITVSAEGSEAQQAFDAITALIEAGFDEEN
- the pmbA gene encoding metalloprotease PmbA; translated protein: MDVKQQVAQQRTELEAAVTRALELAGKKADAAEVAITKTTGISVSTRMCEVENVEFNSDGALGITVYRGNRKGSASTSDLSEEAIAQTVEAALDIANYTSEDPFSGPGPKEMMAFDYPDLDLFHPDEPEPDHAAEKAIAAERAALDHDKRIKFSDGASYDSHYGVRVYGNSHGMLGSYASSRHSISCSVIAEDSKGMERDYSYTVSRDKDELWAPEKVGIEAAKRTLSRMEPRRLATGQFPVMFAADVATGLLGHLVMGISGSNLYRKSSFLLDKLGHQILPDWFEINERPHILKGMASAPFDSEGLVTRDLDIIKGGELQTYLATSYAARKLNMQPTGHAGGIHNWFVKNTGQSFEQMLKELGTGLMVTELMGQGVNIVTGDYSRGAAGFWVENGEIQYPVSEITIAGNLADMYKQIVAVGADTEFRSQIQTGSILIESMKVGGE
- the mgtE gene encoding magnesium transporter gives rise to the protein MAENYEVEQPSQTHQTLQEVSRALENGMFVHVRRMLEDMEPEDIAHLLEASPPKSRLVLWQLTDPEEQGEILEELSEDVKDGIMVRMQPEQLAAATEGMDTDDVAYLLRSLPDNVSQDVLSQMDAQDRARVEQALAYPEETAGGMMNTDVVTIRSDVTVDVVLRYLRMKGELPEATDALYVVDENSRLIGELPITVLLTSQPDTEVLEVMEDVDDAIPVDMSDSDVASLFERRNWVSAPVVDEEHQLVGRITIDDVVDIIREDAEHSMMSMAGLDDEEDTFAPVLKSARSRSIWLGANVLAALAAASVSNLFENTLDQMAAIAVLMTIVPSMGGVAGNQTVALVIRGLAVGHIGDSNTRWLLNKEALVGLLNGVLWACIIGGVVVLWKGNLMLGGIIAAAMLTNLVVAGVAGVTVPILLKKMKVDPALAGGMALTTITDMVGLSVFLGLATLLLV
- a CDS encoding acyltransferase family protein encodes the protein MFLQSIHNYRAIAIIAIVMSHSYIYGFDDTAGYFSVIKNILTGGTALFVFISGYMFHHIFYKRYQYKKFMKGKFERIIVPYLILTSLAIPLVYVIKSGFFAADADYYRVVFFSPDDSAFATTIKYYLTGRMLTAYWYIPFAILLFLVSPIHFKFIELSRRTQMIIIALFSVISIFLHRSYENINPIQMLIYFTPFYLAGIYISIYREEINKNCGIKSLSLLLVAITLAFIQYIQGHEGSYSKSVLEYAGIDIMFIQKMFLSIGLYFLLENFIFKTKLTDLISDTSFAIFFIHPWVLTTIKRLPFLDHPESTNIPYYLVTCFVVIALSVLIAVALNKLLTGKVKSRYIIGY